In the Halorussus salinus genome, TGGTCGGCCGAGTAGAAGACACAGACCAGACTCGTCTGGACCCCGTCGATGAGCATCGCTTTCTCGTCGTTGTCGAACTCGACTTCTTCGAGGACGACCTCGCGGATGTCGCTCAGTTCCTCGAGCGCCTCCTCCTCGTCGATGTCGTCGTCGTCGTAGGCGGTGACGATTTTCGCGACCGCGATGGCCACGTCGTCCTGCAAATTGAGGAGCAGGCGGGCCGAATCTTCGTTCTCCGGGTCGATCTCTTCGTCTCGGATGCGGTCGAGCCAGTTCTGCCAGCGTTCGTCGGAGTAGAATTCCTCCGGAGGCGCGCTCATGTCTCCTCGGAGTGTTGCGCGCTTCATAAATCCTACGAGGCGAATCTTCGCTCGAAAAACCGCGGTCACGCGCCGCGTTCCGACGACTCCGGCGTTTCGGCCGCGGTTCGCCGTCGCGCACTCGGGCAGTCGTGTGACCTCGATGATGGGTGCGATAGAGGGTCGGTCGGCTAGCGGAATCGGGTCGGTCGGCTAATCGGAATCAGGTCGGTCGGCTAATTGGGCCGGGCCGGTCGGCTACCGGTCGAGCGTCGCCTCGGTGTCGAGTCCGTAGACCGACCGGGGCGTCTCGACGTGGGCGTTGCGAATCGCGTCGTCGTACCCCTTCTCCTGCATCCAGCGAACGCGCCGGGGCACCGTCTTCGGCCCCATGACCGCGCCGGGACGGTCGGGGTCGTCCACGAAGTCGGTCTCCATCAGGAAGGGGTCGCCCCGGTCGGCCGCGAGTTCGAGACGGTCCTTCTCGCTCATCACGCTCGGGGTCGGTCCCGCCAACCGACCGCCAGCGTAGTGCTTGACGACTCGGTGGGGGTCGAGTCCGCGCTCGTCGGCCCACTCGGCGATGTCGGTCAGGTCCTCGCTGGCCTCGGTGTGGAGTTGGACCGCACAGTCGTTCTCGGCACCGAGGGCGAGTCCGTGCCGGAGGACTTCGTTGGAGGCCTCCCACACCGCGTCGGTGGTGTCGTAGTGCGGGCGGCCGGTCTTGAGCGCGAGGGCCTTCCCGTCGGCGACGTACTCCGCCGCGAGGTCCAGTCCGTCCTGCATCAGGTCGCGGGCCTCCTCCGGAGCGAATTCCCGGTCGTCCACCAGTTTCGAGACCAGTCCGGGGTGGACCCCGAGGACGGGCCACGCGCGACCGGGCAGTATCTCGTCGGCGCGCGCCACCACGTCGAGCGTCGTCTCGAAGACTGGGCGGAACTGTTCGCCGGTCTCGGGTTCGACGCCCAGCAGCCACGAGGGTTTGTTTACCACGAGGAGATGCGTGCCGCCGCTCCTCGCGAAGTCCTTCACGGCCTCGATGCCCCGGCCGTGGTCGGGGTCCAGATGCAGGTGATTGTCGAGTACCGGCGTGCCGAGGTCGTCCATACCTCCCGATTCGGGCGAGCGCAGGAAAAACCTCGGCGGTTCGGCCACGAGCCAGTTTGGCGATTCGGCCACGAACCAGTTTGGCGATTTGGCCACGAACCAGTTTGGCGGTTCAACCACGAGCCAGTTTGGCGGTTCGTGTCGGTCGCGTGCCCGCGGGCGAACGCAAGCGGCGTGTGAGCGTTGCACACGCGCGTGCGAATGTGCGGCGCACTCGCGAGCGCGCCTCCGCGAGAAAATACTATACGCTGGTGTTGATGTCACACCCCGGTGTCGACCGAGAGACGCGGTGTCGGCACGAAGTTGAAGGGCGCTCACGCCTGAGTCGGAGGCATGGACGACGAGGAGACCCCGCGAGCGATTCGGTCGGTCGCGGTCACGGCCGACGACGTGGTGGCGGCCTACGAGGCCCGCCAGCGGAGTCCGCGCAGGCCCGTCCTCCGGGTGACGCCGCCGTTCTCGGGGCGGATGCGCGCGCGACTCCACGACCCCGGCCCGGCCGTGAACGAGTCCGAAAGCGACGAGACGACCGGCGAGGAGGTCGGC is a window encoding:
- a CDS encoding DUF2150 family protein, which codes for MSAPPEEFYSDERWQNWLDRIRDEEIDPENEDSARLLLNLQDDVAIAVAKIVTAYDDDDIDEEEALEELSDIREVVLEEVEFDNDEKAMLIDGVQTSLVCVFYSADQYVAEGPADEASVEEYVLEAGRAEEGEDLDSALGLVAAAGTRIIDGEELNMEVTEDLEYGLVTEWVNGLDSLQSAMSDPEVVEEEDDE
- a CDS encoding TatD family hydrolase yields the protein MDDLGTPVLDNHLHLDPDHGRGIEAVKDFARSGGTHLLVVNKPSWLLGVEPETGEQFRPVFETTLDVVARADEILPGRAWPVLGVHPGLVSKLVDDREFAPEEARDLMQDGLDLAAEYVADGKALALKTGRPHYDTTDAVWEASNEVLRHGLALGAENDCAVQLHTEASEDLTDIAEWADERGLDPHRVVKHYAGGRLAGPTPSVMSEKDRLELAADRGDPFLMETDFVDDPDRPGAVMGPKTVPRRVRWMQEKGYDDAIRNAHVETPRSVYGLDTEATLDR